The genomic stretch TCACCTGCTCTTTCTACCTCCTTATAGTCCTGAACTTAATCCTGTTGAAAACTTATGGCATTACTTGCGTAGCCATTTTTGGTCTAATCGTATTTATCGGGGTTATAAAGAACTAGAAAAGATGGCAATAGCTTCTTGGAGAAAGGTATGTCTGCAAGAAAAAAGAATGAAAAGTTTATGTGCTGTATCGTATGCCTAATTGTGTAAGGAGTAATTTAAAAGCGTATTACTTGGTTTTGTAACTAACTTTGCAAGAAATTAAGAGCTTTATAATGGTTTGCTCGTAAAGGAAATATAGTGATTTTGGAAAAAAGAACGCTTTTAAAATTTTTTCTAAGCAAGGAACATTCTTTAACTCATGCCGAGCTATACGAGCGGATACGATGTAGCAAAATTTATAAAGAATGCATTTGGAGCAAGTGCTCATGAGAATAGATTACTCTTTGGATAGCAAAGACTATAGGCTGTTTGTTAGAGGCTTATAGAGCATTGGTTAGAAAATTTCCAATAAAATTTTCTTAGAGATAAAAATTTTTCTAAACTTGAAAACGTTGTTTTATTACCTCGGAAATATCTTGTAGTGGGTTATTATTTAGTTTGAGCACTCTTAGGCGATACATCTCCTCTATTTTTGCAGGAAGGGAATTAAGATGGTTGCAGCTTATAAGAAGTTCTTGTAGACGGGATAGTTTAGTAATCTCTGTAGGAAGAGAGACAAGTTGGTTTTTTTCTAGGTTAAGCACTTCCAAATTGTGAAGCTGGCCAATCGCTGCAGGAAGAGAGCTAAGTTGATTATATTTTAAAGAAAGCACTATCAATTTGGATAACTTTCCTATTTCTGCAGGAAGGGAGATAAGCTGGTTGTGTTCTAAATGAAGTAGCTTTAATTTTGAGAGTCGTCTAATTGCCGTAGGAAGGAAGGTCAGTTGGTTGTTGTTTAAAGTAAGCTCTTTCAGTCGAGTCAGCCGACAGATTTTTGCAGAAAGAGTGGTGATCTGATTATTATTTAAGTAGAGATGCTTCAACTGAAGAAGTTGATCTGTTTTTGAAGGAAGAGAGGTTAGTTGGTTATAACTTAAAACAAGATATTCTAAATTAGCCAGTCGACCAATTTTTGGGGTAAGAGTGACAAGTTTATTGTGTTCTAAATCTAACAATTTTAGTTTAGTGAACTTTCCTATTTTCGTAGAGAGAAGTGTAAGTTGATTGTTTCTTAAAATAAGTTCTTCTAGGTTAGTCAGTTGGCCAATCTTTGCTGGAAGGAAGGTAAGCTGATTATTATTTAAATAAAGCTGCTTCAAATGAAAAAGTTTTTCTATTGTTATAGGAAGCGCAGTGAGTTGATTTTGTTCCATCTGAAGCAATTTTAGGTTGTAGAGCTTTCCAATTTCTGCCGGAAGAAAGGTAAGTTCATTTTCGCTTAAGGCAAGTTCTTCCAAATTAATCAGTCGACCAATTTCTGTTGAGATAGTGGTAAGCTGATTATGGCTGGCTAGAAGCTTTTTTAATTGAGAAAGATTTCCAATTTCTGCAGGAAGAGTAGTGAGTTGGTTGTGCTCCACGTTAAGCAATTTTAACGAACAAAGCTCTCCAATTTGTGCAGGAAGAAAGGTAAGCTGATTGTCTTTTAAAGTAAGCTTTTCCAAATCAATCAGTCGACCAATTTTTGCTGGGACAGTGGTAAGTTGATTATTATCTAAGTAGAGTTCTTTTAACTGCAAAAGCTTTCTTATCTCTTTAGAAACAAAGCTAAGCTGATTGTGACTGACTAGAAGCCTTTTTAACTGAGAAAGATTCCCAATTCCTTCAGGAAGAGAGCTAAGTTGGTTTTCTTCTAAGTTAAGCACTTTTAAATCACTAAGCTGACCAATTTCTGCAGGAAGAGAGGCAAATTTGTTACTTTTTATAGAAAGTATTGTTAGTTGGAACAGTTGCCTTATTTCTGTTGGAAGCGAAGTCAGTTGGTTTTGCTCTAAGTTAAACTCCACCAACTCTACAAGCTGACCAATTTCTGCAGGAATAGCAGAAAGCTGGTTATTTTTTAAGGAAAGCTTTTTTAGTCGGCAGAGACCTTTTATTTCTACGGGAAGGGAGGTCAGTTGGTTGCTATCTACATAAAGCTTTTGCAATTGAGAGAACTTTCCAATTGCTGTAGGAAGAGCCGTCAGTTGAGTATTTCTTAATGAAAGTTCTTTTAAGTTAGATAGATCTCCTATCTCTGCGGGAAGAGTGGAGAGCTGGTTGTTGTGTAAGTCAAACCTCTGCAGCTGAGAGAGCTGTCCTATCTCTGAAGGAAGGAGGGTAAATTTGTTGTTGTGTAAGGCAAGCCCCTGCAGCTGAGACAGTAGCCCTATCTCTGCCGGAAGGGTAGTGAGCTGGTTGTTGCTTAAGTTGAGCTCTTGCAGTTGCAATAGCTGCCCTATCTCTGCCGGAAGAGAGGTAAGTTTGTTGTTGTTTAAGGGAAGCCCTTGCAGCTGAGACAGTAGTCCTATCTCTGCCGGAAAGGTAGTGAGCTGGTTGTTGCTTAAGTCGAGCTCTTGCAGTTGCAATAGTTGTCCTATCTCTGCCGGAAGGGAGGTGAGCTGATTTTGGCTTAAGTCAAGCCATTGCAGCTGAGACAACCGGCCGATTACTGGAGGCAGAGCGGTGAGCTGGTTTTGATTTAATTCAAACGTGTGCAGCTGAGATAACTGGCCTATTTCTGGGGGTAAATAAGTCAAGCCTGCTTTAGATAAATCTAGCAAAGTTAAGTCTTTACAATTTTCTTCAATCCAATCTCTAAGTAGTTCTCCTTTTTTCTCTAGGGGCAAGTGTTTAATTTCTTCTCGGCTCAAGTATTCTTTCCCACCAGGAAGTTTTTTCCAAAGTAAAAGGCGATTAATATTTAAGAGATAAGAAGAGTAATTAGCCAGCGTTAAACCTCTTTTTTCTTCCGTTTTCTCTTTAAACTCTAAAGGAGAAATAGATTTAGCTAAGGTAAAAACTTGCTTAAAAACTTGATAAACTTTTTCGGTAGAGGTAAGTCCAGGATTAAGTTGATAAACTTTAGCTAACATAAGTGTTGGCTGGGTAGTGGTATTTCCCGTGGGGAAATGAAGCAGTGTTATCTTTTTATAAAGAGAAGGCATCGCTTCAGAAGCCAGCAGATGATGCCATCTTTTACAGACGTTAAATAAGGAAGGGCTAGCACACTCCTTTAAAATAGGGACTAATATTTCATTAGGTAAATGGTCCATGGTGATAGAAGAGCTAGGATTCATTGAAGGGCGCCTTTTAAGTGTTATACCTATTTTTAGTTGTTTTTTTGAGCAATATAGGGAGATACACAAAATATACAAGAAAATATTAGAAATAAACTCCTTAGCCTTTGAGCTTAGAGATAATGGGATATAGAACGCTGCTAAAAAAATTTTCCTTAACTTTAGCAGAAAAACAGACCTTTAGATCCTACGCCTTTATAGTAAACCAAAAGCTCTTTATATTTTTAACACTTTCTAGGCTTACCAGTTTACTCTTTTAACGTTATAGGTGAAGAGGGCAGGTACCTTTTCACCGCGATTTCTCACCATATTTCAGAATAATAGAATTTTCAGTAAGGAGGTCTTAAGCATCTAATACGCCTTTGGGCAACTTTCTATGTAGTCATATACTTAATAATACCTTTTAGAAACTAAGTCTACATATTCAGCCCTCTGAAAGCTGTCTCACTACTTAAAGAGATGTATGTGTAAAATAGGCAATGGCAAAAAGAGCAGTTCAAAAGCGTATTAGCGGGAAGGGCTACACCAGGGCAATTCGCCTTATTTTAATAGATCTTTATAAGCATGGGGAAGGTGAGTAATTATATCAGAGGCTGTCATACAATAAGAGGTTTTCTCTTTAGCTGCCTGTTCACCCGCTACAGCGTGCAACCAAACTCCTAAGATTGCGGCCTGAGGATGAGGCAAACCTTGCGCTAGCAAAGCTGCAATTATCCCCGTTAATACATCTCCACTTCCTGCAGTAGCCATTCCTGCATCACCTCTTGGATTAACATGTATAGGCAAGTTTGGCTGCAAAATAAAGGTAGGAGCTCCTTTAAGCACTAAGGTAACACTTTTATCATTAGTAAATGATTGAGCGATATCTAGCAGTTTTCCTGAGGTAAGATGCTCTTGCTTTATTCTTAAAAGCTTCAACATTTCTCCATGATGAGGAGTTAACACTAGCCCTTTAGGTAAAGGTGCTTGATTCTCAGATAGCAGAGTTAGTGCGTCTGCATCTAGGACACAAGGTTTTTTAATATGCTTGAGAATATATTTAAGAAGGTAAGAAGTTTCTTCTGTTTTTCCTATACCAGGCCCTATGTAAGAAGCAGACGCTTTATTTATAGGCTCAAGGATAGCCTCCAGATTTTGCAAACAATAGCTTTGCCGCACTAATTCTACAGGGGCAGCTGCAAGTGCAGCTTCCATTTCTTTAGGATGAATTAAACGTACAATGCCAGCACCTGCCGTTAAGGCTGCCTTTGCAGAGAGAAAGGCAGCTCCCGGCATGTGAGGAGAGCCTGCTATAGCTGTTACATAGCCACGTTCATATTTATGCCAACCTCTCTTAATAGGAGGAAGTAGCGGCTGCACAATGTCTTTAGTCAGCATAATCATATCGGTAGGAGCATGATCGATACATTCTTTAGGTATCCCAAAATCTATATAATGCAAGTTACCTACATAGTTCCATCCCTCGTTTATAAAGAAACCCTTTTTAGGTGCACCTAGAAAAAGAGTTTTAGTTGCTTGAATGGCTTTGCCTTCCGTCATCCCCGTGTCTCCATTTAGTCCTGAGGGAATATCGATGGCTAAGATAGGTAATTTAGAGGCATTAGCACGCCCTACTATACTAGCAAAAGGCTCTTGTAGGCTTCCTTTAAATCCTGTGCCAAAAAAGCCATCTAAGATAACTCCTTGTTTAGGAAAGGAAAAAGAGGGATCTTCTATCTGCCCACCTGCTTGTTTAAAACGGTGATAATTTTTAATGCATAAAGGGGAACCTCCTTCTAAAGAAACAGCTTGCAAAGCACATACCTTACATCCTTTCTTTAAAAGATAACATCCTGCTACGTAAGCATCTCCTGAGTTGTTACCTTTGGCACACAATAAGATAATATATTTAGTAAGCTGATGGATGTTAAGATACTCTTCTACCATTTGAGCAATGCTGGCGCCTGCCTGCTCCATAAAAAATTCTTCCGAAGCGCTATCTTGGTAGGCTTGCGCTTCTAAATTCCTCATCTGCTGTGCTGTAAAGACTTTCATGCTTTATCTCACTTAAGTTTTTGGTCCTGCATCATTATTAGAGAAAATTTTTAAAGATGTTCTTCTTTAATGGTTCTTTGCATGAGAGCTTTAACAGCCTCCTGGGGGGCAAGGCTTTCGTAAATAATCTTATAAACAATCTCAGTGATAGGCATACTTACATTTAGCTGATGGCTAAGTTGTAAGGTGGAGACGCAGGTATAGGCTCCTTCCACAACCATTTCGATTTTAACAGCTGCTTCTTGGGGGGATAAGCCTTGTGCTAAAAGGTATCCAAAACGAAAATTCCGACTCATCAAGGAGCTGCAGGTTAGGCATAAGTCACCCATTCCTGATAAGCCATTTAATGTTTCAGCCCTACAGCCTCTAGCAACAGCGAGCTTGCGAATCTCATGCAAGCCACGTGTCATTAATGCTGCTTTAGCACTATGGCCTAATTCTAATCCTTCAGCCATACCGCAGGCAATAGCGATAATGTTTTTTAAGGCTCCGCCATAGGCTACTCCGTGGATATCAGGATTAGGGTAAACACGAAAAGTGTGAGTGGTAAAAGTATCGGTAACAAGGCGCATCACTTCAGGATCATAAGCAGAGCCAACGACAGAAGTGGGCAATTTTCGTATAACATCTTGAGCAAAACTGGGTCCACTTAAAAAAGCTACTTGCTTGCGAGTATCTTTTCCTAACACTTCTACGACGATATCAGGAAGAATAAGCCCTGTATTTTGCTCAATTCCTTTAGAGGTAATAACGATAGGGCATTTAGGAAGTTTTAGCCTTTTAACTTGTTCAAAGACAGGGCGAATGCCTGCTGAGGTGACAGCCTCAACAAGCATATCGGCTCCTTGCAAGGCCTCTTTTATATCTGTTGTAAATTTCATGTTGCCATTGAATGTATGGCCTGGCAAGTAAGGATGTTCACGCTTCTCCGTTAAATGTTTAACGAGCTCAGGTCGTGCGCTCCAAGAGATTAATTGATATCCTTTGGAAGCTAATAGTGATGCCAGGCTATATCCCCAGCTTCCGGCTCCTAGGAATCCTACTTTCATAATTTTTACCTAAGTTATATCTTTCATAAAATTATCAATTTTTTGCTTTTGATTGTAGTTTAGACTTATCGGTTGGCAAATAAAAGCCTACTTCTCCTCATCGCTAATCCCTACGCTAGTAAAAAATTTAAAAAAACCTGTCTCTCTTCCCAATGAAATTGATTGTAGAAGGAGGGTGAAACCAAGCGTTTGAAGAGATGGGTAAAGTGGAATGAGGGCTTCAAATATCCAAGCATCCTGTTTCTCCTAAGTAGCCTTCAGGGGGCATAGAATGGTTTTTCCATTGGTTCACATAAGAAGGAAGAGGGTAGTAGAAATCTTGTGCTAGCTCAAAGGGAGCCAAAGGAGCTTTCTTGCTAAAAAGCTCTTCATATACTTGTCGATCTCTAGCTTGCAAGGCATCCTGGACACTAGTAGGGCTGTCTTGACCCCTCAAGTTTTTTAGAGGAGCAAAGCACCTTTCGCGTGGGTAAAGTAGCGCTTGAATTTTAGCAGCAAGAGGAAAAATGTCAAAAATAAAATGCTCAAATTTCCATCCTTTTTGGGCCGCATCGATTAAGCTAGGTGCCTTTTTGTGAAGAGCATGGAGAGGCATTTTTCTTTTATTATTACAAATTTTTTCAATAAATGATAGGCTGATGCAAAATAAGCTGATATTGGCACAGGGGTGCTTAAGGGAGCCGTCGGATAGCCTGGCATAGCGCTCATTTTCGGGAAATTCAGTATATTCAATGACCTGAACTTTTTGCTGCTGTTTGACGATAACCCCTACTTTTTCCTCTGGATCTGCTCGAAGCGTACACTTGATAGTGATATCATTCTGATTACGAATATGCATACCTAATAGCTCAGCATCAAAAGGATCGGCTAAGGGATTATCAATCATAACAAAATTTAAATGCTCAATGCCCATTTCCTTCCATTTAGCTAAGAGACCTTCTTGCCAAAATTGATGCAGGCAGGCTCCATTGCCGTTGGGCCCTTCAGCTAGCAACCCTTTTTTTTCTAAGAAAAGGTTACCCGCATCATCTAGAAAGGGGAGCATGGGTTGAGTAAAGAAATCAAGCTGTTCTTTTCTTAATTGAAAATTCGCATGGGCCTTAAAATAGGCCACGGTCATCCCATGATTAAGAGGAGATGTCATGATAGCTGCTTGGAGAGGACGAAGAGCCAGCTTGCTTGCTGCTACAATCTTCTCAGAAAATAACTGGAAAAGGCTTTTATGGCGTATGAGGCTAATAGGATATAACCCTTTAGGTCCCTCTAAATGTAAGCGTGTCCCTTGCCCTCCAGCTACAATTAAGCATCCCAAGCGCCCTTGCTCGATCGCTTCTTTACCAAGTAATGCATTTTCTAAAGAGCCCACTTTTTGATAATCTAGAAAAGGATCGACAGAAATGTCGCAAAGCAAGGGCGCGTTAATTGCAGCTTGTTGCTCATGAAAAGTATCGATATCTAAATTTTCAATCTGTTGCAATAAAAAGCTTTTTTCTCCTTCATTAAGTTCATGCCAATAGTTAAGGAGGTGAGGTTGTTGAATGCTATTGAGCTTGGCTATTGCCCTTTCATAATTCATGCATATATTCCTTAAAAATAAAATTATTACCCATGATCATTCTCTTTTATCATGTAGTCTCAAAAATTTGAAGGCATACTGGGAGCAAGTAGCTTGACGAATTATTATCTTTACACGGTTTAATCTTAGCGCGGATAAGAAAAATAGTTTATTCTTTGGCCACAGAATTTTTCAAGAGCCATTTTTTGAGAAATTAAACTAATTAAATTTTTTAATTTATTGCAAGACTCTGGGAAGTTTTTTGCTTTTATGTCTAGTTTAAAGCTCATTTTTAGACACATTTAAAAAAAGTAGAGGGAAAAAGTCTTAAAAGAGCTTGATAGAGCCATTAAGAATGAGGTCTATCTGATTTATATTTTAACGATCTTTAGCGCTTATCTTGCGCTTTTTTTCTTAAAAATCGTTTAAAGCCTTCCTGTTTCCTTTCTTAAGAAAACACAAAACGCAAAGAAAAATTTGCTAAATATTTAATGAATTCTCCTAAAAACTTAAAAGTTAAGGGAGAAGCACCATTTTGGCAGCTTATTATTTTACCCCAAGTTAATCTCTTAAGCAAGTTGCCTTCTTGAGAATGAATCGATAAATTGTTGGCAATCTTTCCTAAATTTACGCTTCAAGGAAAGCCTCAAGAAGAGGTTAATAAAGGCTATTTTTTTATCAACAGCTATTTTCTTTTAACAATCTTTCAAGTTGTGCATAGACTTCCTCAACCTCGATCTTGGTCATGCAGCGAAAATCAATAGGGCATACACGCTTGTAGCAAGGAGAGCATTCGACATGCTTATGAATCACCAACCCTTGCGGATAAGGACCGGTCT from Neochlamydia sp. AcF84 encodes the following:
- a CDS encoding leucine-rich repeat domain-containing protein, giving the protein MNPSSSITMDHLPNEILVPILKECASPSLFNVCKRWHHLLASEAMPSLYKKITLLHFPTGNTTTQPTLMLAKVYQLNPGLTSTEKVYQVFKQVFTLAKSISPLEFKEKTEEKRGLTLANYSSYLLNINRLLLWKKLPGGKEYLSREEIKHLPLEKKGELLRDWIEENCKDLTLLDLSKAGLTYLPPEIGQLSQLHTFELNQNQLTALPPVIGRLSQLQWLDLSQNQLTSLPAEIGQLLQLQELDLSNNQLTTFPAEIGLLSQLQGLPLNNNKLTSLPAEIGQLLQLQELNLSNNQLTTLPAEIGLLSQLQGLALHNNKFTLLPSEIGQLSQLQRFDLHNNQLSTLPAEIGDLSNLKELSLRNTQLTALPTAIGKFSQLQKLYVDSNQLTSLPVEIKGLCRLKKLSLKNNQLSAIPAEIGQLVELVEFNLEQNQLTSLPTEIRQLFQLTILSIKSNKFASLPAEIGQLSDLKVLNLEENQLSSLPEGIGNLSQLKRLLVSHNQLSFVSKEIRKLLQLKELYLDNNQLTTVPAKIGRLIDLEKLTLKDNQLTFLPAQIGELCSLKLLNVEHNQLTTLPAEIGNLSQLKKLLASHNQLTTISTEIGRLINLEELALSENELTFLPAEIGKLYNLKLLQMEQNQLTALPITIEKLFHLKQLYLNNNQLTFLPAKIGQLTNLEELILRNNQLTLLSTKIGKFTKLKLLDLEHNKLVTLTPKIGRLANLEYLVLSYNQLTSLPSKTDQLLQLKHLYLNNNQITTLSAKICRLTRLKELTLNNNQLTFLPTAIRRLSKLKLLHLEHNQLISLPAEIGKLSKLIVLSLKYNQLSSLPAAIGQLHNLEVLNLEKNQLVSLPTEITKLSRLQELLISCNHLNSLPAKIEEMYRLRVLKLNNNPLQDISEVIKQRFQV
- a CDS encoding NAD(P)H-hydrate dehydratase, encoding MKVFTAQQMRNLEAQAYQDSASEEFFMEQAGASIAQMVEEYLNIHQLTKYIILLCAKGNNSGDAYVAGCYLLKKGCKVCALQAVSLEGGSPLCIKNYHRFKQAGGQIEDPSFSFPKQGVILDGFFGTGFKGSLQEPFASIVGRANASKLPILAIDIPSGLNGDTGMTEGKAIQATKTLFLGAPKKGFFINEGWNYVGNLHYIDFGIPKECIDHAPTDMIMLTKDIVQPLLPPIKRGWHKYERGYVTAIAGSPHMPGAAFLSAKAALTAGAGIVRLIHPKEMEAALAAAPVELVRQSYCLQNLEAILEPINKASASYIGPGIGKTEETSYLLKYILKHIKKPCVLDADALTLLSENQAPLPKGLVLTPHHGEMLKLLRIKQEHLTSGKLLDIAQSFTNDKSVTLVLKGAPTFILQPNLPIHVNPRGDAGMATAGSGDVLTGIIAALLAQGLPHPQAAILGVWLHAVAGEQAAKEKTSYCMTASDIITHLPHAYKDLLK
- a CDS encoding NAD(P)H-dependent glycerol-3-phosphate dehydrogenase, which translates into the protein MKVGFLGAGSWGYSLASLLASKGYQLISWSARPELVKHLTEKREHPYLPGHTFNGNMKFTTDIKEALQGADMLVEAVTSAGIRPVFEQVKRLKLPKCPIVITSKGIEQNTGLILPDIVVEVLGKDTRKQVAFLSGPSFAQDVIRKLPTSVVGSAYDPEVMRLVTDTFTTHTFRVYPNPDIHGVAYGGALKNIIAIACGMAEGLELGHSAKAALMTRGLHEIRKLAVARGCRAETLNGLSGMGDLCLTCSSLMSRNFRFGYLLAQGLSPQEAAVKIEMVVEGAYTCVSTLQLSHQLNVSMPITEIVYKIIYESLAPQEAVKALMQRTIKEEHL
- a CDS encoding UTP--glucose-1-phosphate uridylyltransferase; protein product: MNYERAIAKLNSIQQPHLLNYWHELNEGEKSFLLQQIENLDIDTFHEQQAAINAPLLCDISVDPFLDYQKVGSLENALLGKEAIEQGRLGCLIVAGGQGTRLHLEGPKGLYPISLIRHKSLFQLFSEKIVAASKLALRPLQAAIMTSPLNHGMTVAYFKAHANFQLRKEQLDFFTQPMLPFLDDAGNLFLEKKGLLAEGPNGNGACLHQFWQEGLLAKWKEMGIEHLNFVMIDNPLADPFDAELLGMHIRNQNDITIKCTLRADPEEKVGVIVKQQQKVQVIEYTEFPENERYARLSDGSLKHPCANISLFCISLSFIEKICNNKRKMPLHALHKKAPSLIDAAQKGWKFEHFIFDIFPLAAKIQALLYPRERCFAPLKNLRGQDSPTSVQDALQARDRQVYEELFSKKAPLAPFELAQDFYYPLPSYVNQWKNHSMPPEGYLGETGCLDI